The genomic window CTCGCCATTCTGTACCGCTATGTCAGTCAGCATGCGCACAAAACCGTGGTCTCCGGCGCCGTGGACAGAAGGTGCTAGTCGTACGGCGGCAATCTTGACGCCTTTCCGTGCCATCTCTGCGCCCGCATGTTCTGTTGCCACGCGGGGGTTTGCCATATCCCCGGTGGGTGCGAGGTCGGTCTCGGTCGAGAATGCCCCAGGTGACAGAATTGCAGTGCCCGACGTCACAAGGAAAAGCCGGTCCGATCCAGCCAGTTCCGCGCCAATGGCACGCACAACCTCGGCGTCATGGGCGCAGTTTTCGGCGAACTTCGAGAAATCGTGATTGAAGCCAAGATGGATCACGGCGTCGGCCTTGGCGGCCCCTTGACGCAGGCTGGCCAGGTCTTCGAGGCTTCCCCGATGTGGTTTAGCCCCCGCCTGTTTAAGGGCATCAGCTGAGGCATCGGACCGTGCAAGCCCGATGACCGCATGGTTGTTGTCCAGCAACTCGCGAACGACGGCGCGGCCGACATAACCTGTTGCTCCGGTTACGAATACACGCATAGCTATCTCCTTTATTGCACGTGGGTCGGTCGTCCAACCAAATCTCATGAGACTAGATATAAGAGCGCTTCTGATACGTTGAATTTGTGATGGTTGCTAAAATGTTCGCAATCGTCCCAATTTGTTGTTTTCCGATGATCGGTTCGGTATTCTCAGCCAAAGCTGAGCAACCGACTGGACCCCATGGACCCCCTGTCTGACATTCTTTCGATCCTGAAGCCGCAGAGCCACCTCGCAGGCCTGATCGACCTGGGCCACCCATCCGCAGTCGCCTTTCCGGATCAGGCCGGGGCGCTGAAATGCAATACGATGCTTTCGGGGCAGTGCTGGGTGGCCGTCGAGGGAAGTGACACGCCGGTTCTGGTTGAGCAAGGCGACTTCTTTGTTCTTCCAAGTGGTCGACCATTTTCGATTGCAACAGGCCCTTCCTGTGTTCCCGAACCGCTGGAGCGCCTCTTTTCGGCGCCTCTTTCCGAGCAACCTGCTGTCGTGAATGGTGGAGGTCACGCAACGATCGCAAGCTGTCGTTTTACGGTGTCACAGGTCCAACCGGCGCATTTTGTCTTTATGCTGCCCCCGATCATCGTGATCCCCGCCGAACAGGCTGCCGCAGCGCAGTTGCAGTATCTGGTCGAACGCATTCTGGATGAAGTGGCCGCAGCTCGTCCCGGAGGGTTGTTGATTGCGCAGCATCTTTCCCATGTCCTTTTGGTGCAGACGCTGCGGCACCGACACGTTGTGAAGGATGGCGGCTTGGGCTGGCTGGCCGCGCTGGCGGATGCGCAGCTCTCTCTGGCGTTGGCCGCGATCCACGAAGACATAGGGCGCAAGTGGACACTCACGGCTCTGGCGGAACACGCCGGGATGTCCCGGTCCGTATTTGCACGGCGCTTTCATGACGTAGTGGGTGAGACCCCAATGGACTATCTGACAAACTTGCGAATGGCGAAAGCGAGTGATCAACTCATGACTTCGCGCGATACGATTGCAGAGGTTGCCGAGCGCGTCGGGTATCAATCTGAAAATGCTTTCAATACTGCGTTCAAACGGGTCGTGGGCAGCCCACCCAGACAGTTCGCAAACCAATTTCAATCGCAGCCTGCTCTATAAGCAACAAGGCTTTGTCTTGAAACGGATGTCCGCTTATTGGCGGATGGCGAGCATTCGAGAAAGCTGCAGCAGTTGCAGAATTGGGCTCCAGGCGGTCATCTACTGCGGAGCACAGATTCACTAGGCGTCATGAAGACCCCGCCGCTTTCCGATCTTCTGAAACTTCCTTCGTCAGCATTTTCCCCTTCGCCAGTCTTCGCCCCAGCGCTTCGACAAACCCGTCATAGCGATCTTTCCCGGAAGCTTTGGCCGCATCACGCATGCTTTCAGGCAATGGCGGGGTTGTCGTGAGCCAGAACTTCACAAACAGTGCCACGGCCTCATTGCCAATAGACTGATCCCGCTCAAGTCTCTCAACAGATCGCGTGAGCCGATCCAAACGGCGGACAATTGCTGCCTCACGCTGGTCCGCGCCATCCGGCGATAGAAACGCCGCCAACGCAGCTTCGACGATTTGTGACTTCGAGACCTTCCGTCGCACTGCCATCGCGTCCAGTTCTGCTGATAGCGACGGATCGAAATACACATTGAGGCGATCCTTCTTCATACTGGCCTCC from Rhodophyticola sp. CCM32 includes these protein-coding regions:
- a CDS encoding SDR family oxidoreductase; the protein is MRVFVTGATGYVGRAVVRELLDNNHAVIGLARSDASADALKQAGAKPHRGSLEDLASLRQGAAKADAVIHLGFNHDFSKFAENCAHDAEVVRAIGAELAGSDRLFLVTSGTAILSPGAFSTETDLAPTGDMANPRVATEHAGAEMARKGVKIAAVRLAPSVHGAGDHGFVRMLTDIAVQNGEAAYVDEGQNRWCAVHRLDAARLYRLALERGEGGVHYHAVAEEGVPFKDIAEALGKSLNLPVSPKSGEEAQAYFDWFHFMAASDTPASSAWTREVLNWSPSEPSLIADIKAGLYHPTAA
- a CDS encoding AraC family transcriptional regulator, with protein sequence MDPLSDILSILKPQSHLAGLIDLGHPSAVAFPDQAGALKCNTMLSGQCWVAVEGSDTPVLVEQGDFFVLPSGRPFSIATGPSCVPEPLERLFSAPLSEQPAVVNGGGHATIASCRFTVSQVQPAHFVFMLPPIIVIPAEQAAAAQLQYLVERILDEVAAARPGGLLIAQHLSHVLLVQTLRHRHVVKDGGLGWLAALADAQLSLALAAIHEDIGRKWTLTALAEHAGMSRSVFARRFHDVVGETPMDYLTNLRMAKASDQLMTSRDTIAEVAERVGYQSENAFNTAFKRVVGSPPRQFANQFQSQPAL
- a CDS encoding CopG family transcriptional regulator gives rise to the protein MKKDRLNVYFDPSLSAELDAMAVRRKVSKSQIVEAALAAFLSPDGADQREAAIVRRLDRLTRSVERLERDQSIGNEAVALFVKFWLTTTPPLPESMRDAAKASGKDRYDGFVEALGRRLAKGKMLTKEVSEDRKAAGSS